From one Montipora capricornis isolate CH-2021 chromosome 10, ASM3666992v2, whole genome shotgun sequence genomic stretch:
- the LOC138019819 gene encoding uncharacterized protein isoform X2, with protein sequence MRRVLSHTKNVRLLFLISALCSAFIITYEGNLLLLSGSDMRFPRYPPSDFVIANGNFTFRGHVISPKKVSKLGRVLSSYGSDRDSASRIQKKQQRVLCGTKWQEGYKNLHDDILNHRRPPKYLVYFCGGKKHGCGGYGNRLGAITSLFYLAVITGRAFLIDWNTTAPIGDYLRPRNIRWDYPISRLGHIKTNYHYWGKGDHEFISEDSQRSPVNFNLFRHWVEGTDLESFLDSPLEIVTSMWYFAPSFRDHKFAERVANKIGVRVRGHRYSLIGCAFDFLFEKTPAFERTLSLARESLNFKPNVPRIGIHIRMGDAASFQPASLDQRTSNFQNFFICAKRLERKIVKSNPDFIQGDIKWFLATDNLDVKQFALRTYPHKVVSLSVKVEHINVLEPTFEGMQGVLLDHFLLSESDFFVLSDSSFSKTALGMNFHSLDQSTFGDKCKYIT encoded by the coding sequence ATATGCGTTTCCCTCGCTACCCGCCGTCGGATTTTGTCATTGCCAACGGCAATTTCACCTTTCGTGGACATGTCATATCTCCTAAGAAAGTTTCCAAACTTGGTCGAGTGCTCAGTTCTTACGGGAGTGACAGAGATTCCGCGTCAAGGAtccaaaagaaacaacaaaggGTTCTATGCGGCACCAAATGGCAAGAGGGCTATAAGAATCTTCACGACGACATCTTGAATCATCGTAGACCTCCGAAGTATCTTGTGTATTTCTGCGGCGGCAAAAAACACGGTTGCGGAGGCTACGGGAATCGCTTGGGTGCAATTACTTCGCTGTTTTATCTGGCTGTTATAACGGGAAGAGCTTTTCTCATCGATTGGAACACAACAGCTCCTATTGGGGACTACCTTCGGCCCAGAAACATCCGATGGGATTATCCCATTTCAAGGCTTGGGCATATCAAGACAAACTATCATTATTGGGGAAAAGGCGATCACGAGTTCATTAGCGAAGACTCTCAGAGATCACCGGTCAATTTTAACCTCTTTCGTCACTGGGTTGAAGGCACGGATCTGGAATCGTTTTTGGATTCACCTCTGGAAATTGTGACGAGTATGTGGTATTTTGCGCCGAGTTTTCGGGATCACAAGTTCGCTGAACGCGTTGCAAATAAGATTGGAGTAAGAGTGCGAGGTCACCGCTACTCATTAATTGGATGCGCGTTTGATTTTCTCTTCGAAAAGACACCCGCGTTCGAGAGAACATTGTCGTTAGCTCGAGAATCACTAAATTTTAAACCAAACGTACCGCGTATTGGTATCCACATCAGAATGGGAGATGCGGCTTCCTTCCAACCGGCATCTTTAGATCAAAGaacttcaaattttcaaaatttcttcatCTGCGCAAAGAGGCTCGAACGAAAAATCGTGAAATCGAACCCAGATTTTATTCAAGGAGACATCAAGTGGTTCCTGGCCACAGACAATTTGGACGTGAAGCAGTTCGCATTGCGTACGTACCCCCACAAGGTTGTGTCTCTTTCGGTAAAAGTTGAACATATAAATGTTCTCGAACCTACTTTTGAAGGAATGCAAGGGGTGTTACTTGATCATTTCCTCTTGTCGGAAAGtgacttttttgttttgtccgaTAGCAGTTTCAGTAAAACAGCGTTGGGTATGAATTTCCATTCCTTGGATCAGAGTACGTTTGGAGATAAGTGCAAGTATATCACGTGA
- the LOC138021020 gene encoding uncharacterized protein yields MQQRKRSWIEGVVSKMFRGGLYSNRQRYNETCSHKWQEEYKSLHKDILEGRRPRKFIVFTCKEQEYGCSGYGNRLAAVTSLLYLSILTQRAFLIEWDVDAGVPLERYLSTNNIAWNYPVKELHELKTRKHLWGYKRKSKYHLKRNCTFNVIDSKAKLAAWIQKTDLQAFFDRPVEKVVGMWYFVDVLLKNEFLKNRAIELGISSRGTYYSLVGCAFEFLFRKTRTLEERLESTRNSLSLERSAFKIGIQVRMGDMSLRKGFQYNDINYKDFFNCAQECSEAISTRNQTRFMERKIRWFLATDDIKVKKFAIENYSANTVTQMITPQHITRLTMLTRSESVEKKASTIRQAATNAGRTAPGTSPVDGLEQTNPALPPPVYMDGKWTKIDGHSSWQTCHQSLKQYFNL; encoded by the exons ATGCAACAGCGGAAAAGGTCATGGATTGAAGGTGTTGTTTCGAAAATGTTTCGAGGCGGGCTTTACTCCAACAGGCAACGTTATAATGAAACGTGCAGTCATAAATGGCAAGAAGAATACAAGAGTCTTCACAAAGATATTTTAGAGGGACGCAGACCGCGAAAGTTTATTGTGTTTACTTGCAAAGAGCAAGAATATGGATGTTCTGGTTATGGCAACCGCTTAGCTGCAGTTACGTCACTTCTCTATCTTTCCATTTTAACTCAACGAGCATTTTTGATTGAATGGGATGTGGATGCAGGGGTACCACTCGAACGTTACCTTTCTACAAATAACATTGCGTGGAATTATCCTGTCAAGGAACTACACGAACTTAAGACGAGGAAGCATCTTTGGGGATACAAACGGAAGTCCAAATACCACCTAAAAAGAAATTGCACGTTTAACGTAATCGATTCCAAAGCAAAGTTGGCAGCTTGGATACAGAAAACCGATTTACAGGCGTTCTTTGACCGACCTGTTGAAAAAGTAGTGGGAATGTGGTATTTTGTCGATGTTTTATTGAAAAACGAATTCTTGAAAAATCGTGCCATCGAATTGGGGATCAGTTCCAGAGGAACGTATTACAGTTTGGTAGGCTGTGCTTTTGAATTTCTCTTTCGAAAGACACGCACATTAGAAGAACGGCTTGAATCAACGCGGAATTCACTCAGTCTTGAAAGATCGGCTTTTAAGATTGGGATACAAGTTAGAATGGGCGACATGTCCTTACGAAAGGGCTTCCAGTATAATGACATTAATTACAAAGACTTCTTTAATTGCGCTCAGGAGTGTAGTGAAGCAATTTCGACACGAAATCAAACACGTTTCATGGAAAGAAAGATACGATGGTTTCTTGCAACGGACGATATTAAGGTTAAAAAGTTTGCAATCGAGAACTATTCCGCAAATACAGTCACCCAAATGATAACTCCGCAACACATAACACGTTTGACAATGCTGACACGTTCGGAATCCGTGGAAA AAAAAGCAAGCACAATCAGACAGGCAGCCACCAACGCAGGCCGCACTGCACCAGGCACATCACCAGTTGATGGTCTGGAACAGACAAACCCAGCGCTACCACCACCAGTATATATGGATGGCAAATGGACCAAGATTGATGGGCATTCGTCATGGCAAACCTGCCACCAGTCCCTGAAGCAATACTTCAACTTGTAA